Proteins co-encoded in one Coregonus clupeaformis isolate EN_2021a chromosome 17, ASM2061545v1, whole genome shotgun sequence genomic window:
- the LOC123492921 gene encoding four and a half LIM domains protein 3-like: protein MSGDTAREVGFDCQVAKVHSTADITSGMEQVKLSDRFDCDNCKESLYGRKYIQADGGEGDNPYCIPCYDSLFANTCDECKELIGHDARELFYEDRHYHEHCFRCFRCDRSLADEPFTSQEEALLCNDCYCNEFSSKCVACDKTVMPGTRKLEYGGSTWHEGCFICHSCEQPIGSKSFIPDKDEHYCVPCYEDKFTPRCTRCKKALAKGGVTYRDEPWHKECFVCTGCKVQLAGQHFTSREDSPYCLKCFGSLYSKKCEACSKPITGFGGGKYISFEERQWHQPCFTCTECSVSLVGAGFFPNGDQILCRDCNTNSNL, encoded by the exons GGATGGAACAAGTCAAATTGAGCGATCGGTTCGACTGCGACAACTGCAAGGAGTCCCTGTACGGACGCAAGTACATCCAGGcggatgggggagagggggacaACCCCTACTGCATCCCCTGTTACGACAGCCTGTTCGCCAACACCTGCGACGAGTGCAAGGAGCTAATCGGCCATGACGCCAGG GAGCTGTTCTACGAGGACCGGCACTACCACGAGCACTGTTTCCGTTGTTTCCGCTGTGACCGCTCGCTGGCGGACGAGCCCTTCACCAGCCAGGAGGAGGCGCTGCTGTGCAACGACTGCTACTGCAACGAGTTCTCATCCAAGTGTGTGGCCTGCGACAAGACCGTCATGCCAG GCACAAGGAAGTTGGAGTATGGTGGCTCCACATGGCACGAGGGCTGTTTTATCTGCCACAGCTGTGAGCAGCCCATTGGCTCCAAGTCCTTCATCCCAGACAAGGATGAACACTACTGCGTGCCCTGCTACGAGGACAAGTTCACCCCGCGCTGCACCCGCTGCAAAAAG GCCCTGGCTAAAGGGGGCGTGACATATCGGGATGAGCCGTGGCACAAGGAGTGCTTTGTGTGTACGGGCTGCAAGGTGCAGCTGGCAGGGCAGCACTTCACCTCGCGCGAAGACAGCCCCTACTGCCTCAAGTGTTTCGGCAGCCTATACTCCAAGAAGTGTGAGGCCTGCAGCAAGCCTATCACAG GTTTTGGTGGAGGGAAGTACATCTCATTTGAGGAGCGCCAGTGGCACCAGCCCTGCTTCACCTGCACAGAGTGCTCTGTCTCTCTGGTGGGGGCGGGCTTCTTCCCCAATGGAGACCAGATCCTGTGTCGCGACTGCAACACCAATAGCAATCTATAA